A single region of the Deinococcus aquiradiocola genome encodes:
- a CDS encoding putative quinol monooxygenase, protein MIYELRHYRTEPGQRDAWVQLMETRIIPFQTEQGMQIVGSFVDEQDPDVYVWIRRFESEEQLKAQYAAVYGSPEWKNDIGPAADPLLKSENITVTRLQPTPASSLK, encoded by the coding sequence ATGATCTACGAACTTCGCCATTACCGGACCGAGCCTGGTCAGCGTGACGCCTGGGTGCAGCTGATGGAGACCCGGATCATTCCCTTTCAGACCGAGCAGGGCATGCAGATCGTGGGGTCGTTCGTCGATGAGCAGGACCCCGACGTGTACGTCTGGATCCGCCGTTTCGAGAGCGAGGAGCAGCTCAAAGCCCAGTACGCGGCAGTGTACGGCAGTCCTGAGTGGAAGAACGACATCGGTCCGGCCGCCGATCCGCTGCTGAAATCGGAGAACATCACCGTGACCCGGCTGCAGCCGACCCCGGCGTCCAGCCTGAAGTGA